The window GCGTAGGGCGTACGCATCTGTTGCAGGCCGCGTGTCTGCGTTTCGAGCAGATGGGCGAGCCGGCGGTGTATCTGCCGTTGGCCGAGTTGATGGATCGCGGTATCGAAATTCTCGACAATCTTGAGCAGTACGAACTGGTCTGCCTGGACGACTTGCAGGTGATTGCCGGCAAGGCGGACTGGGAAGAGGCGATGTTTCATCTGTTCAACCGTCTGCGTGACAGCGGTCGGCGCCTGTTGATTGCTGCTTCGACCTCGCCGCGTGAACTGCCGGTCAAACTGGCTGACCTGAAATCGCGTCTGACCCTGGCGCTGATCTTTCAGATGCGCCCACTCTCCGATGAAGACAAATTGCGTGCTTTGCAATTGCGCGCATCGCGTCGTGGTTTGCACCTGACTGACGAAGTCGGGCATTTTATTTTGACTCGCGGCACCCGCAGCATGAGTGCACTGTTTGACCTGCTTGAACAGCTTGATCAGGCCTCGTTGCAGGCGCAACGCAAGCTCACCATTCCCTTCCTCAAAGAAACCCTCGGCTGGTAGCCATCCCTTTGGTTCTGCGGCTTTCAGCGTGTTTCGGCATATTACAGGCGCCAGAAAATCCGCGTTCCTGCACCGCTTGCAGGTCGCGTATTC of the Pseudomonas sp. Seg1 genome contains:
- the hda gene encoding DnaA regulatory inactivator Hda, producing MKPIQLPLGVRLRDDATFINYYPGANAAALGYVERLCEADAGWTESLIYLWGKHGVGRTHLLQAACLRFEQMGEPAVYLPLAELMDRGIEILDNLEQYELVCLDDLQVIAGKADWEEAMFHLFNRLRDSGRRLLIAASTSPRELPVKLADLKSRLTLALIFQMRPLSDEDKLRALQLRASRRGLHLTDEVGHFILTRGTRSMSALFDLLEQLDQASLQAQRKLTIPFLKETLGW